A genomic stretch from Shewanella sediminis HAW-EB3 includes:
- a CDS encoding FecCD family ABC transporter permease: protein MRLFNPTLLLALLIPLAVISPLIAIVLGSADISLAEVIGAIGRSVTTLFQTESNTSLADRIIIELRMPRALMAMVCGAGLAVSGSVLQSVTRNPLADPYLFGISAGASLGAILALTGGLTFLPLPVSAFLGSLIAVAVVVVMARDGQVETLVLSGVAISFLLSSIANLVLYFGDPQAMQAVLFWSLGSFSRATWSTLMVPGFIVIIATVIIYQFQRPLQALMAGDESAHTQGVAVLPLRLGMLILTALMTSSLVAACGGIGFVGLMVPHIVRMLIGSASSSSLIATALLGGVLMVWVDLLARLILPAQELPVGVMTAMLGSVFFIGLLVKRKQGHR from the coding sequence ATGCGGCTGTTTAACCCTACACTGTTACTGGCACTCTTGATCCCCTTGGCTGTGATATCGCCCTTGATTGCCATTGTGCTCGGCAGTGCCGACATCAGCCTGGCCGAAGTAATTGGCGCCATAGGCCGCAGTGTCACGACCCTGTTCCAGACAGAATCAAACACGTCACTGGCAGATCGCATCATCATCGAACTCAGAATGCCACGGGCCTTGATGGCTATGGTATGTGGTGCCGGGCTCGCGGTATCGGGCTCTGTACTTCAAAGCGTAACCAGAAACCCCCTCGCCGATCCTTACCTGTTCGGCATCTCCGCAGGGGCATCCCTTGGGGCGATTCTGGCACTCACAGGTGGGTTAACCTTTCTTCCCCTGCCTGTTAGCGCATTTTTAGGCTCCTTGATTGCCGTCGCCGTTGTGGTGGTGATGGCACGGGATGGCCAGGTTGAAACCCTGGTGCTATCGGGCGTCGCCATCTCCTTCCTGCTCTCATCAATTGCCAACCTTGTTTTGTACTTCGGCGATCCCCAAGCCATGCAGGCAGTGCTGTTTTGGTCTCTTGGCAGCTTCAGCCGTGCCACCTGGAGCACACTCATGGTACCTGGCTTTATTGTGATCATTGCCACTGTGATTATTTACCAATTTCAGCGCCCATTGCAGGCACTGATGGCCGGCGACGAGAGCGCTCATACTCAGGGCGTTGCAGTTCTCCCCCTGCGTTTAGGCATGTTAATTCTTACAGCCCTGATGACCTCATCATTAGTGGCGGCCTGCGGTGGTATCGGATTTGTCGGACTGATGGTACCTCATATCGTCCGCATGCTTATCGGTTCAGCAAGTTCAAGTTCTCTCATTGCCACGGCTTTGCTCGGTGGCGTACTCATGGTGTGGGTCGATCTGTTGGCCAGACTGATCCTGCCGGCACAGGAACTTCCTGTCGGTGTGATGACCGCCATGCTGGGTAGTGTCTTTTTCATCGGTTTGTTGGTTAAGCGTAAACAGGGGCATAGATAG
- the cobU gene encoding bifunctional adenosylcobinamide kinase/adenosylcobinamide-phosphate guanylyltransferase, whose translation MKQLIIGGARSGKSRLAQEYAKTWQTRTSGDVILVATAESTEGAMAKRIAHHKSHRPQEWKVVETSLDLAQILIEESRSDNLILVDCLTLWLSNIQLSDRVWKQEKQALLDVVNELPGEVVFISNEVGQGVVPLGELSREFVDESGWLHQSLAKQVDRVTMAIAGLPLVIKSMEA comes from the coding sequence ATGAAGCAATTAATTATCGGTGGTGCAAGGTCGGGTAAAAGCCGACTGGCACAGGAATATGCCAAAACCTGGCAGACTCGCACAAGCGGTGACGTCATCTTGGTTGCGACGGCAGAAAGCACCGAAGGTGCCATGGCTAAGCGTATCGCTCACCATAAAAGCCACCGCCCACAGGAGTGGAAGGTCGTCGAGACAAGTTTAGATTTGGCCCAAATCCTGATTGAAGAGAGCCGGAGCGATAACCTTATCTTAGTCGACTGTCTGACCCTGTGGCTGTCGAACATACAGCTGAGTGACCGGGTATGGAAACAGGAGAAGCAGGCCTTATTGGACGTTGTGAATGAGCTCCCCGGAGAGGTTGTCTTTATCAGTAACGAGGTCGGTCAAGGTGTAGTCCCCTTGGGTGAGTTATCACGTGAGTTTGTCGATGAATCCGGTTGGTTACATCAAAGCCTGGCAAAACAGGTCGACAGGGTCACGATGGCGATAGCCGGCTTACCTCTGGTGATTAAGTCGATGGAGGCATAA